TAGGCACGTCCAAAATGCCGCGGAAGTCGATCCAAATGTGGCTGTACTGGTGACCGAACAATGGGCCGAACCCAAGGTGCCGCGTTGGCCCCTCGCCTCGCCAAAGTGGCGGATATTTAGCCGTCCATTCGCCCCAGACGGCCGCAGGCACGGAATGCACCGGTGCACCCAACGCCAGGACGTTGACGAACATCCCCTCGTTGTAACCGGTCCAATTGGCCTCGAGCAGTGGCTGACCCGGATGCCAGCCCATCGAGATCGCGGTGCGGCCGTCGGAACGGAAGAAGTTCCAGTCGGCGCGCGCATAGATGTCGTTGGCGAGCTCGCGGATTTCGCTTTCGCCGGGATCGTCGCGGTCGAAATATTGACCGGCGAACAGGATGCCCATGAGCAGGATCGTCGTGTCGACGCTGGATAGCTCGACGTCGCGGTGCCGAAGGCCCGTTTCCATGTTGAGGAAGTGGTAGAAGAAGCCCTTGTAGCCGGCTCTGCCCGTCGCTTCGGGACCCTGCGGCGCGTTCCAGAAGAAGCGCAGAGTCGTCAGCGTCAGGTCGCGTGCGTCCGCTCGTGTGCACCAGCCGCGCTCGACGCCGATCCCGTAAGCGGTCAGCGCGAAACCAACCGACGCGATGCTCGAGAAGGGCGGACTGGGCCAACGATCAGGGACGAGCCCGTTTTTGCGGTTCACTGTGTCCCAGAACCAGGAGAAGGTGCGCTTTTCGATATCCTCATAAAATGCGGGGAGGCTTCGCGCAGATGGCTGGAGCGCGGTCGTGGCACAGCCCGGAAGCGCCGCCCCCGCTAGAAGCAGCGACGACCCTCTGAGCAATTCTCGCCGATGGAATTCTATCATTTTGCCACTTTCGGATCGGTGGTGCGCCGAATGACGAGTTCCGGCGCGTGAAGCTCGTCTCCGCCGGCATCTTCCTCGACAAGAGCGTTGAGCAAACGAGCGAGCGCCCGCTCGCCGAGCTCGGATATGCGAACGCTGACTGTGGTCAGGCCAAGG
This portion of the Sphingomonas limnosediminicola genome encodes:
- a CDS encoding glucoamylase family protein; translation: MNRKNGLVPDRWPSPPFSSIASVGFALTAYGIGVERGWCTRADARDLTLTTLRFFWNAPQGPEATGRAGYKGFFYHFLNMETGLRHRDVELSSVDTTILLMGILFAGQYFDRDDPGESEIRELANDIYARADWNFFRSDGRTAISMGWHPGQPLLEANWTGYNEGMFVNVLALGAPVHSVPAAVWGEWTAKYPPLWRGEGPTRHLGFGPLFGHQYSHIWIDFRGILDVPMRETGFDYFENSRRATYANRAWCSANPMQWEGYSDRVWGLSACDGPAYKFLTYKGRTREFWGYSARGPLSEPEGRDDGTIAPTAALGSLPFAPEIVIPCAEALLKDHGSRIFQKYGFIDSFNPSFTYGDVPLVTGSVDPKFGWVARDYLGIDQGPILLQAANYRDDFVWRYMCRVPAIRLGLQRAGFTGGWLG